The nucleotide window AATTAAAATCAGAACTAAAATTATTGATATTTTGACTGCTTCTCTCAAATGGTGTACAACGGCTTCGGCTATGGCAAGTAGGGCGGTCGGGCGGCACCGGCCATTCCGCCAAGCCCTTAGCCGAATCTTTTGCGTTCGTATTTATCTTATCTTTTTTAAATGCCGAATCCAAAAGATTCGGCGGTGTTCGCAGGTACGCTCAGGCCAATGGGAATAGGACTTTACGCCCTATTTGCTATAGCCATTGTTGTGCCTAGTTGTTTTTCAAGTCCATTTGATGTTTATCCGATAAACAAGGTTCTGCATATTCCAAAATTCCGTCTTTCTCATATTCCGTCAGTAATTTTTTAATCTCGGAATAGTTAATGTCTTTTAAAATTTCCACTGAAAAATATGAGTCATTAAGTCCCTCTGACGCACAATTTAATTTCTTAAATCTGTCTCTAATAATTTCTTTGTCAAATCCACTCTGCACTATTATCACTAGAACTATAGAGTTACCTGAAAATTTAGTTGTTTTTCTATAGGTCAGCATTTGTTCCGATTCATCAAATTCTGCGTAAAATTCATCATCAGTAGCGATGATTGGTCCATAAAACGGAATATTGTCCAATTTGTAAATTCCGTTCTCTTTGTCAATTATTTCAGACCACATTGTTTCTACTGTTAATTCGTCTAAAACATTACTGTAATATTTGAATAATATTTTTTCGTGTTTGACTTCAGCCATTTTTACCGTGGTATTTTTGCCATATCATTTCTAAAACCATTTTTCCTTTCATTCCTTGATAGAACGCATCAATTTTCTTGAGGTTTTTAGAATTCATATTTCCAGATATTAATGCGCACTTTTCAATAGTGAATTTTGCATCTATCTCCCTATTCTTCGACAACACGTGAAAATGTGGCGGATTGTGGTCATTTGGATAAATCTTCACTTGTAAGTCGTCAATAGTTGCAACTCGTTCTTTAGTTGCCAGAGCTGCATCTTTCAGATGTTTATCTAGTGAATTGTCATCTAATCCTAAATAGTACTTTAGTAAATCTTGCAGTATTTTTTCAAATATTTCCAATCCTTTTCTTTATTCTGATAGGTTTTCATCAATTAGGCACAACGGTCTCGGCTATGAGTAGTTGCGTGGTTTAGCAGTTAACTTTGCAAGTACACACTTAGCTGAAAATCCGCTAGGATTTTCAGAAGTAGGCGAGAACAAGCAATTACTTATAGCCATTGTTGTGTGCTGGCTTTTTTTATTCCATAATGTTCCAACCAAGCCAGCGGTTCAGTCAGATTATGTTTATTAAATTCTAAATGTATTACTCGTCTTTTCTTTCCGTTTGTCGTTCTATTCGAAGCGTGTAAAGTCAGAGGTTTCATTAACATTGCTCCACCCTTTTCTACTTCACAAACAAATTCGTTCTCTAAATTCCAATCTTTCGAGTCAGCACGAACTATTCCGTTTAAGTGAGATTTCGGAATTACTTTTAGCGCTCCATTATTCTTGTCCGTTTTGTCTAAATGAATTCGGATTGTTATTGTGTCTTGTAAAATCTCAATTGGTGGTTGAACTCCGTATTGTCCTTTTTTAAAAGTCCAATTCACGTAATTTTCCAAATCAGCTTTTTTGTCAACTGAAATGCTCAAATCTTGGTGATAAGCAACAAACCAATTCGATTCGCTAGGTTTGTCAAAATAAATAGCTTTTGTCAAGAAATATTCAGATTCGGAAAGGTCAGCAATTAATGCAGTCAGTTTTTTGTTGAACAATAAATCACTCAATTCAGGCACATTTTTGATTAATTGCCTAATAGCAAACAAGTCCTTTGTTTTCATAAAGGAATTTCCGTCCTGTTCAGCATTTCCGATACAAGCTAAAATTCTGCTTATTTCGATGTCAGAATACAAGTCAGATAAAACGGAAAATCCATTTTCTTCAAGTTCTATTTTGTTTCTTGCGTAGTTCATTTTTTAGCTTGCACACAACGGTCTCGGCTATGAGTAGTTGCGTGGGTTAGCTGTTAATTTTGCAAGTACACACCAAGCTGAAAATCCGCGAGAATTTTCAGAAGTAGGCGAGAACCAGCAATTACTTATAGCCATTGTTGGCGGTAGTATTTATAATTTCTTTGTAAATAATATTATCATCATCTTTTATTTCTCGCAAATTGTTTTCGATTAAATATTTGTAATGTAAAATATCATTGTATTTTTCAATTAACTCACTTGTTAGTCTTACATCTTTATAAACAGTTTCTCTTTCAGTTAATGGACTGCTGGCTATAAAACCGTAGTCAGTTTCTTCTATAGTTTTTTCTTTTGGAATGAGTTTTTCAATAAATGAATCTA belongs to Winogradskyella sp. J14-2 and includes:
- a CDS encoding phytanoyl-CoA dioxygenase family protein, translated to MNYARNKIELEENGFSVLSDLYSDIEISRILACIGNAEQDGNSFMKTKDLFAIRQLIKNVPELSDLLFNKKLTALIADLSESEYFLTKAIYFDKPSESNWFVAYHQDLSISVDKKADLENYVNWTFKKGQYGVQPPIEILQDTITIRIHLDKTDKNNGALKVIPKSHLNGIVRADSKDWNLENEFVCEVEKGGAMLMKPLTLHASNRTTNGKKRRVIHLEFNKHNLTEPLAWLEHYGIKKASTQQWL
- a CDS encoding DUF4160 domain-containing protein — encoded protein: MEIFEKILQDLLKYYLGLDDNSLDKHLKDAALATKERVATIDDLQVKIYPNDHNPPHFHVLSKNREIDAKFTIEKCALISGNMNSKNLKKIDAFYQGMKGKMVLEMIWQKYHGKNG
- a CDS encoding DUF4265 domain-containing protein → MAEVKHEKILFKYYSNVLDELTVETMWSEIIDKENGIYKLDNIPFYGPIIATDDEFYAEFDESEQMLTYRKTTKFSGNSIVLVIIVQSGFDKEIIRDRFKKLNCASEGLNDSYFSVEILKDINYSEIKKLLTEYEKDGILEYAEPCLSDKHQMDLKNN